CTCAACGCCCGGGAAACCTGAAGTTTCGGTTATTTCAGACAAAGTCGATTGTTCAGATTGGTCGTCCACTAAAGGGTGCACAAAATGTGTGGCCACACGCATCCGGGTATCTTGTCCAAACTCGGTTCGCGATATAGGCGGACCATGAGCAGTGGGTTTGTGCTGCGTCGTTCGGAGAAGCTTGGGATCGAGAAGTTCCCAAAAGACCGGTGGCTGGAAGCGTATGGTTGTAGCTTCGTTGGTGCCACTCTGCAAATCACTTTCTGCAACCGACTGAAGATTTTGTAGGACCTCAAGCTAAGATAGGTGTAAGAGTTAATGTTCTCCTGAAGATCTTGGGCTGTGAGCTTCAGCATACTTTTTTGAGAGATCGACGGCCAATTGGCTGCGGCACGACCGAGAAATCGTGCACATGTTCCCAGATCTCTATCCGCATTTGAAGACATCTGCTGATCTTTTGCGAACTGGAAAATCCACGGAATAGTGGCTGTAGCCGCCACCAGGTGCTAATTCCCCCGCATTGCAGATTTGCTTATCCTGAGTGCATACTATTGGTCATTATCTTTCTAGGTTTCTAAAATATACAGAAGCTGGCGACAAAGTCGTTTCTGTCGTGGCTTCAGAACACTTTAATTGGGAAATGTTTTACAAGTAGGTACGAGGTCTCAGTAATCAAGACAGCTTGTGCGAGTTATATATCTCTAGGGTTATGATTGCTCGTGAAGTACTACACCCGAGTTGGCTGAGAATCCTGGAGTCCTGGAAATTTCCAAGACACGCTACACTTGAAACTGGATACTGCCTAGAGCTTAGCTCTCTCCTGGGGTCCCAATTCCCGTCTGATCGGTCCTCCACGGCTTCCATCTCCTTTGAATGTATCATTCTGAACTTCGTATTCTTTTCGAAATCGCCACTTCTGGGCCAGCTTTGATGGCAGGCGCTTTTTGAGAGCCAGCGACATGTAGTTTCCCAGGATTGGCAAGAACTTGAATGCGCTGCAAAATATTTGTTAACAAATCATACATTAACATATCAAGAGGCCACGTACTGTCCACTACCCGCACCTCCAATAAACAGATTAGCATAGTCAGGGTGGTAATCCATGACGAAATTCCCAGTTGGCGTGTCCGTATACAAGCACATAGCTAGCTTCTCGAAAGGCCGATCACCCAGCTCCGGAAGTATCTCTCGTAGGCCCTGTCTGAGACGGACCTCCCCATCCGCCGGGAAAAAGTTGCGACGCTCGCGGGGAGGGATCAAAGGCGGCGAGGAAATATTCGATGGAATAGTATTGCAGTCTTCTGGGGTTGGGGTACGGGTGTACCCCCATCCGTGAATTGCCATCTTTAATGTCCGGGTGTCTTCATGTGGGGGGAAGTTAAACCACCCAGTTGAGAAGTTTGAATAGATAGGCAGATTCTTGTACTTCTCCATCTCAGAAGACGTCAGCCGAACGTATCCCAGCACTTGCGCGGTTGACAGAGTTGAGTTGTACATAGGAACCAAGCCAGAGGCCCAGGCTCCGGTTGACAGCACAAAGTGGTCACCCTCAACCCGGGTGCCAGCGAGGGTTTTAGCATATTTGATGGCCTTCTGGGAGTCGGTTTCGAGTCCAAATATGGTCCCTCCACGACCGCAAATGAATGATACACCGAGCTCAAAGCAGTCATCCCGGAGCTGGCTAACAGCCTTCGCGGCATCTGCCCAGCCAGCTTGATGGTTGTTATGTCCAAAGAACCCAGGATTTGCGAGGTCTCCAGTCAGCACAGGGAACTGCTCCTTTGTTGAAGCCACACTTTCAAGCTTGGTCCAAGGCAAGCTCTCTTTATCAAGCGCAGCCGTTGTTTTCGTAATCCAGTAGGGGCTCGTTTTGCCAACCAAGACGTATTCGGCCGGAAAGAAAATGCCCTTGTACCTCGGTGAGTCTCTCCATTCCAAGTAGGCTTCGTATGCAAGCTCCAGGTAGTCGTCGTCCGCATAATCGAATCGAATGACTCGGGAAATATCAGAGCTAGATCCATCTGGGACCTGAGACTGTCAGCTGCCTGGGCCTGGCATATTGTAGAGAAAGCTTACCGGTGGCATATGTCGGTCGAGAACGACCACGTTCCGATAGCCCTCGGACGCGAGCTGGTAGGCCGTTGAGAGGCCAAATATTCCAGCTCCGATAATTACAATCTTGCTATCTTTGTCCATCATTGCGATATCTATCCACGCATGCGAGGTGCCAACAATAGTCAAGTCACTGCCGCTGGTTATAAGAAGCCCCATTGAAATTTTCCATACTCACATTGTCCACTAGATCATATACTTGTTACGCCGCCGCCGGAGACCTTGTATTCAGGTCAATCTCCGCTCACGTGTTCGGTATACTGGAATTCTCCGGGGTGGACTCCGCTAGATAAATCCAAGTAAGGACCAGCCTACGGTGCCGGGCAGAGTCCCGGTTGCCTATCAGATGACTTTGCTCGGCTTAATTACATCGGAAGCCGCCTTCTCATAGTTCCACGTCCGGCCCTGGCAACACGGTAGTGATCGCGTAAGTGATGTTATGTTGGTGTGTCAGGGTTTCGATCTTAGCGCGGACCTGAAAGATAATCGCATCTCCTGTTTCCCAACTTTCTTCACAGTCAAATTGGCTTCATTGTATTTCCTGGATCGTATCTTTATGTGAAGTCTCCTGCTCTCTCCTCTGCGGGACCGCTCATGAGGAAGGTCTGTTATGGCATAGCTATCCCCACGGTGAGTTCTTCGCGGCACTTACTAAACAATATCTATCTGACGGGTGCTAGGCCTTGATTGCTGGTGTCATTGCAGGGCATGTGGCCTGTAAAAACATCTATATCCGTGTATTTCGCGGTTCGAACCATTTACACGAACGTAGCGTTCTGTCCATTAGCTCATGGGTTGGGATTGCATTGACATTGTGGGTTGTTGCATGGGTGATCGCGGAGTCTATTCCAAGCTTCAATGATTTGTTGAGTCTCGTTGTAAGTGGCTGCACCACCTAGATGTACTGATTGCTAATGACCCTCTGCAGAGTTCCCTCTTTGGCAGCGTGTTCAGTTGTGAGGCTACCGATATCTATATTACGTTGACAACTAATTTATTAACTCAATCTATTAGACATTCTTCCCGCtgttttttttctttggctcCATTTGAATAAGGGACGCTATTTTTCCACGCCTGCCAAGGGTGTGCTGATACTGATCAACATCGGTGTACTGGCCATCGGCTTCACCATTGTACGCatccttttttttatttttacaTATAGCTGGTTCTAATACTAACATCTACTTTTAGTGTGGTTTGGGCTTATATGTTTCTGGGAAATCTATCAACGGAAGACCAATCTCAGCTGGTCTTGTGCTGACAACTCCTAGGCAATGGTTTCTTTTTGGACAGAAGAGCAGTCAACGGGTTTGTGGAGTGCAAGATCTAAAAGACACGCTCTAGCCTCCACTCGTGTACCTTCttgcttctttctcaatTTTTGATTGGTTCATCTGTTTCATTGGAGAACGTTTGCAGAGCGAATGATTTGTGTAAATGTCCAACTTGCTGGCAAGACGAGAATATGCCGTGTCACGCAGCGTTGATTCAAGTACAAGAGTTGTTTGAACTTGGAATAGACTGCCATTAGGAAATA
This sequence is a window from Aspergillus chevalieri M1 DNA, chromosome 5, nearly complete sequence. Protein-coding genes within it:
- a CDS encoding NAD(P)/FAD-dependent oxidoreductase (COG:E;~EggNog:ENOG410PUIZ;~InterPro:IPR006076,IPR036188;~PFAM:PF01266;~go_function: GO:0016491 - oxidoreductase activity [Evidence IEA];~go_process: GO:0055114 - oxidation-reduction process [Evidence IEA]), giving the protein MMDKDSKIVIIGAGIFGLSTAYQLASEGYRNVVVLDRHMPPVPDGSSSDISRVIRFDYADDDYLELAYEAYLEWRDSPRYKGIFFPAEYVLVGKTSPYWITKTTAALDKESLPWTKLESVASTKEQFPVLTGDLANPGFFGHNNHQAGWADAAKAVSQLRDDCFELGVSFICGRGGTIFGLETDSQKAIKYAKTLAGTRVEGDHFVLSTGAWASGLVPMYNSTLSTAQVLGYVRLTSSEMEKYKNLPIYSNFSTGWFNFPPHEDTRTLKMAIHGWGYTRTPTPEDCNTIPSNISSPPLIPPRERRNFFPADGEVRLRQGLREILPELGDRPFEKLAMCLYTDTPTGNFVMDYHPDYANLFIGGAGSGHAFKFLPILGNYMSLALKKRLPSKLAQKWRFRKEYEVQNDTFKGDGSRGGPIRRELGPQERAKL